One Plectropomus leopardus isolate mb chromosome 1, YSFRI_Pleo_2.0, whole genome shotgun sequence DNA segment encodes these proteins:
- the lysmd2 gene encoding lysM and putative peptidoglycan-binding domain-containing protein 2, whose product MAEFSPVLPMRDGGGRFGQPIFPRSRSGSESESELSQSLARTKIRSYGSTASVTASLGEKYIEHRVTDSDTLQGIALKYGVTMEQIKRANKLFSNDCIFLKNSLNIPVVSEKRSIFNGLSLESPDGDGEAACQEADTPCVMLQDIEGPSPPPSPPPEDSKPPQPEELSAKDFLHRLDLQIKQSKQAARRLKEEEVRNNEEDYTAPTTSYQEI is encoded by the exons ATGGCGGAGTTTTCGCCCGTCCTGCCGATGCGGGATGGAGGAGGACGCTTCGGTCAGCCCATCTTCCCTCGGTCCAGGTCCGGCTCCGAGTCCGAGAGCGAACTGTCCCAGAGCCTGGCCCGGACCAAGATCCGCTCGTACGGAAGCACAGCCAGCGTCACGGCCTCTCTGGGGGAGAAATACATAGAGCATCGGGTTACTGACAGTGATACCCTGCAAGGGATTGCTCTGAAATACGGTGTTACG ATGGAGCAAATCAAGAGAGCCAACAAGCTGTTCAGCAACGACTGCATTTTTCTGAAGAACAGCCTCAACATCCCCGTGGTGTCGGAGAAGCGCTCCATATTTAACGGACTGTCTCTGGAGTCTCCCGATGGGGACGGCGAAGCAGCGTGCCAGGAGGCAGATACACCTTGTGTTATGTTGCAGGATATCGAGGGACCCTCGCCACCCCCTTCCCCGCCCCCTGAGGACTCCAAACCCCCCCAGCCAGAGGAGCTGTCAGCCAAAGACTTCTTACACAGACTGGACTTGCAAATTAAACAATCAAAGCAGGCGGCACGCAGGCTGAAAGAAGAGGAAGTGAG